A part of Podarcis raffonei isolate rPodRaf1 chromosome 12, rPodRaf1.pri, whole genome shotgun sequence genomic DNA contains:
- the EPDR1 gene encoding mammalian ependymin-related protein 1 produces MAPGAFPGRRLLLALLLGGALSLAPTAASAPPAVPCQAPLQWEGRTVVYDHSTGRNTRAAVSYDGQNQRLRILEERKQLIPCKKFFEYIYLYKDTVMFQIEQVTKLCSKIALTEPWDPYDIPDNSTYEDQNYIGGPGDQIMVQEWSDRKPARKFETWVGVYTVKDCYPVQETYTRNYSVTTSTRFFDLKLGISDPSVFTPPSTCQTAQPNKMSDEC; encoded by the exons ATGGCCCCGGGCGCCTTCCCcgggcggcggctgctgctggcgCTGCTGCTTGGCGGCGCCTTAAGCCTGGCCCCGACGGCCGCGAGCGCCCCGCCGGCCGTGCCTTGCCAGGccccgctgcagtgggaagggcgCACGGTGGTGTACGACCACAGCACCGGCAGGAACACCCGGGCGGCCGTGTCCTACGACGGCCAGAACCAGCGCCTGCGGATcctggaggagaggaagcagctcATCCCTTGCAAGAA GTTTTTTGAATATATCTACCTCTATAAAGACACGGTGATGTTTCAGATTGAGCAAGTGACAAAGCTGTGTTCCAAGATTGCCTTGACTGAGCCGTGGGATCCTTATGATATTCCCGACAACTCAACCTACGAAGATCAGAACTACATTGGAGGACCTGGGGACCAAATTATGGTACAGGAATGGTCTGACAGAAAACCAGCTAGGAAAT TTGAAACCTGGGTTGGCGTTTATACAGTCAAAGACTGTTACCCAGTGCAGGAGACCTATACCAGGAACTACAGTGTGACCACCTCCACCCGATTCTTTGATCTAAAGCTTGGGATAAGTGACCCATCTGTATTCACTCCTCCCAGCACCTGCCAGACAGCACAACCAAACAAGATGAGCGATGAATGCTAA
- the SFRP4 gene encoding secreted frizzled-related protein 4: MATVALLAWLGLWLGRATSGLPGSPCEPVRIPMCRHMPWNMTRMPNHLHHSTQENAVLAIEQYQELVAAGCSPVLSFFLCAMYAPICAVEFLHDPIKPCKALCQRARDGCEPLMKRYNHSWPEALACQDLPVYDRGVCIAPEAIVTDLPEEDVKWIDLSDDVMVHEKPLFPECKTSSRERCKCKKVKPTLATYLTKNYSYVIRAKVKSLERGGCNEITTMVDVKDVLKSSTPVPHSLMPLHTNSSCQCPPLLPNQDVLIMCYEWRSRLMLLDGCSVEKWKDPLSKRFKRWEQRLQEQKQRAGPNKNQNARNSGRSGMPKQNLKNTNPALTSPKKINKLPSDQKEISPKNI; encoded by the exons ATGGCGACGGTGGCTCTCTTGGCGTGGCTGGGGCTGTGGCTGGGGCGCGCCACGTCGGGGCTGCCCGGCTCCCCCTGCGAGCCGGTGCGCATCCCCATGTGCCGCCACATGCCCTGGAACATGACCCGCATGCCCAACCACCTGCACCACAGCACCCAGGAGAACGCCGTGCTGGCCATCGAGCAGTACCAGGAGCTGGTGGCCGCCGGCTGCAGCCCGGTGCTCAGCTTCTTCCTGTGCGCCATGTACGCGCCCATCTGCGCCGTCGAGTTCCTGCACGACCCCATCAAGCCCTGCAAGGCGCTGTGCCAGCGCGCCCGAGACGGCTGCGAGCCCCTCATGAAGAGGTACAACCACAGCTGGCCCGAAGCCCTGGCCTGCCAAGACCTGCCCGTCTACGACCGAGGGGTCTGCATCGCCCCCGAGGCCATCGTCACGGATCTGCCGGAAG AAGACGTGAAGTGGATCGATTTATCTGACGACGTGATGGTCCACGAAAAGCCTCTGTTTCCCGAGTGCAAGACCTCGAGCCGCG AGCGCTGCAAATGCAAGAAGGTCAAGCCCACTCTGGCGACGTATCTGACCAAAAACTACTCTTACG TTATTCGTGCTAAAGTCAAGAGCTTAGAGAGAGGAGGCTGCAATGAAATAACCACAATGGTTGACGTGAAAGACGTCTTGAAATCTTCAACTCCTGTTCCCCATTCTCTCATGCCTCTGCATACAAATTCCTCCTGCCAATGTCCCCCTCTTCTACCAAACCAAGATGTCCTCATTATGTGTTATGAGTGGCGCTCAAG GTTGATGCTTCTTGATGGATGCTCAGTTGAAAAATGGAAGGATCCGCTGAGTAAACGATTTAAG AGATGGGAACAGCGACTCCAAGAACAGAAGCAACGCGCAGGTCCAAATAAAAACCAGAATGCTAGAAACTCCGGGCGCAGCGGGATGCCAAAGCAAAACCTGAAGAACACCAACCCAGCGCTCACTAGTCCCAAGAAAATCAACAAGCTCCCAAGCGatcagaaagaaatcagccccaaAAACATATGA